A single window of Plasmodium reichenowi strain SY57 chromosome 14, whole genome shotgun sequence DNA harbors:
- a CDS encoding transcription factor TFIIH complex subunit Tfb5, putative has translation MVTAIKGVLVKCDEPTMQIILMLNEEKNFLIEKISDTVCLCKENVHDFLEKEVIKQLEYSERHETED, from the coding sequence ATGGTGACAGCTATAAAAGGAGTTTTAGTTAAATGTGATGAGCCTACCATgcaaataattttaatgtTAAATGAAGAGaagaattttttaattgaAAAGATTAGTGATACTGTTTGTTTATGTAAAGAAAATGTTCATGATTTTCTAGAAAAAGAAGTAATAAAACAATTGGAATATTCAGAAAGGCATGAAACTGAAGATTAg
- a CDS encoding acid cluster protein 33-like protein → MELEKLSMHEGYKKFCSKYPLKKLSMPKSDLVWCYYDINSKNENIVIFLHGVCGTAGCYFYQLDNLSTLGFRVISLQYPCYNNLKDWIKNMCNILEYLNIKKAHFFASDLGGYLIQLYAKLYPSKVESLILCNSYRKTDNFASIASLRNIYGKFYSFLPHVLLKKIILENYIYLNYEHVDLKEMNSLEFMSNEIDLISASDLGGRISLQLSSDNIDKIYMNDKCITILQTLNNIYPDSLNDDMKKAYPLAKYAIMKSGGNFPYLSRHEEVNMYILVHLRNNCNTNFIKKQITTMSTINLNKYKKEQTNQYNDEHKYYDKGSCKINYKKDHNEHYTNPDEQKNKDSYNEYYTNDYIHKQNFSNNKINKNSKENYMPHDIKYDTSKNTYQDITDDVLSYNYSNYNSSENMNDYIYDKISKIQNMENNYSESNTNDKNFYQPKIYSYNQNEQYNYIKDNSSNNSNNNNKYNNDEFDDGIYNINPNDNVNYQNEYYNRTASSSDEQHYEKINNQYKFKSANNDNNTSQSSKQNIQSSYESYNNNSINYEERNINPNDSNYRNSNFDNKDIYCQF, encoded by the coding sequence ATGGAACTAGAAAAGTTGTCTATGCACGAGggttataaaaaattttgcTCAAAATATCCCTTGAAGAAGTTGTCCATGCCCAAAAGTGATTTAGTATGGTGTTATTATGATATTAATAGTAAGAACGAGAATatagtaatatttttacatgGTGTATGTGGAACGGCAGgatgttatttttatcagTTAGATAATTTAAGTACGTTAGGTTTTCGAGTAATATCATTACAGTATCCTTGTTATAACAATTTAAAAGATTggataaaaaatatgtgtAACATATTAGaatatttgaatataaAGAAAGCTCATTTTTTTGCTTCAGATTTAGGGGGATATTTAATTCAGTTGTATGCTAAATTATATCCGTCAAAAGTAGAAtcattaattttatgtAATTCTTATAGAAAAACAGATAATTTTGCATCCATAGCATCtttaagaaatatatatggaaaGTTTTATAGTTTCTTACCTCatgttttattaaaaaagattatattggaaaattacatttatttaaattatgaacatgtagatttaaaagaaatgaatTCCTTAGAATTTATGAGTAATGAAATTGATTTAATTTCAGCATCAGATTTAGGAGGAAGAATTAGTTTACAATTATCATCTgataatattgataaaatttatatgaatgatAAATGTATTACTATTTTACAAACACTTAATAATATCTATCCCGATTCtttaaatgatgatatgAAAAAAGCATATCCTTTAGCAAAATATGCTATAATGAAATCAGGAGGAAATTTTCCATATCTTAGTAGACATGAAGAAgtaaatatgtatatattagtACACCTTAGAAATAATTGTAACACCAATTTTAtcaaaaaacaaataacAACCATGTCAActattaatttaaataaatacaaaaaagaacaaacaaatcaatataatgatgaacataaatattatgataaagGATCCtgtaaaattaattataagaAGGACCACAACGAACATTATACAAATCCTgatgaacaaaaaaataaagattcatataatgagtattatacaaatgattatattcataaacAAAACTTTTCtaataacaaaattaataaaaatagtaaagaaaattatatgccacatgatattaaatatgataCTTCAAAAAATACTTATCAAGATATAACAGATGATgttttatcatataattatagtaattataatagtagtgaaaatatgaatgattatatttatgataaaatttcaaaaattcaaaatatGGAGAATAATTATTCTGAATCAAATacaaatgataaaaatttttatcaaccaaaaatatattcatataatcaaaatgaacaatataattatataaaagacAACTCCTcaaataatagtaataataataataagtataataatgatgaattTGATGatggtatatataatataaaccCTAATGATAATGTCAATTATCAAAATGAGTATTATAATAGAACAGCTTCATCATCCGATGAACAACATTACGAAAAAATCAATAAtcaatataaatttaaatctgcaaataatgataataatactaGTCAAAGTAgtaaacaaaatatacaaaGTTCCTATGAATcgtataataataattccATAAATTATGAAGAGAGAAATATTAATCCAAATGATTCCAATTATAGGAATTCAAATTTTGATAACAAAGATATCTATTGTCAATTTTGA
- a CDS encoding hypothetical protein (conserved Plasmodium protein, unknown function) produces MDITEFDIPLFSPNITEINFSIFDLWLRGYNEEEVLYVLQNSFYFDLKKSKKGEKNKNEEEFHIKEITNEEKKGRKEKMPIGRAKDNVFYVKNRILNIFNTDNNDNNYNSRNIFFQHFLCLYIKQQFYIFNILSYHLMNLDLRFSNFYVPISKHKALKLIRIYYDIDFNLEKEIIKYKNINNINKYTSELVKVTSIHKISVKRQIENIKNMWKYIINIYEDRNINIGKLQKKRRITLKKIVKYIKTRFRFSSCFSKRESFIDNDDGNCRNGSFLFKKKKKKRKGKGKKKGKIEDRYVQYNVIKTLENLIGIYLAKRYFRLYWIIVYHIEIPKKINIAYPYFNNIILLLLEKLEINDFILSKEYINISKNIHATYKNSKNMDTLKSKACVIADINNTLKSKVLIRLKCILNLLCCFRNSYELTKFISIFFELQKNEPLTNEKTFIKQNIGNNNFVNRIMCFIKEAENYSKIKKEEYEKIHEKNVNV; encoded by the exons atggacATAACTGAATTTGATATTCCTTTATTTTCTCCTAATATAACTGAGATAAATTTCAGCATCTTCGATTTATGGTTGAGAGGATACAATg AAGAAGAAGTGTTATATGTTCTACAAAATTCCTTTTATTTCGATTTAAAGAAAAGCAAAAAGGGTGAAAAGAATAAGAATGAAGAAGAGTTTCatattaaagaaataacaaatgaagaaaaaaaaggtaggaaagaaaaaatgcCCATAGGAAGAGCTAAAGATAATGTTTTCTATGTAAAAAATagaatattaaatattttcaatactgataataatgataataattataattcaagaaatatattttttcaacattttttatgtttatatataaagcaacaattttatatttttaatatattgtCTTATCATTTAATGAATTTAGATTTACGATTTTCCAACTTTTATGTCCCAATTAGTAAACATAAAGCATTAAAGTTAATAAGaatttattatgatattgattttaatttagaaaaggaaattataaaatataaaaatattaataatataaataaatatacaagTGAACTAGTAAAAGTCACCAGTATTCATAAAATTTCAGTCAAAAGAcaaatagaaaatattaaaaatatgtggaaatatataataaatatatatgaagacagaaatataaatataggaaaattacaaaaaaaaagaagaataaCTCTAAAGAAAATTgtcaaatatattaaaacaCGTTTTAGGTTTTCTTCATGTTTTTCAAAAAGAGAAAGTTTTATCGATAATGATGATGGAAATTGTCGTAACGgatcatttttatttaaaaaaaaaaaaaaaaaaagaaagggaaaagggaaaaaaaaaggaaaaatagAAGATAGATATGTTCaatataatgtaataaaaacattagAAAATTTAATAGGCATATATTTAGCAAAAAGATATTTTCGTTTATATTGGATTATAGTATATCATATAGAAATTCctaaaaaaattaatattgCTTACCcttattttaataatattattctcctattattagaaaaatTGGAAATTAAcgattttattttatctaaagaatatataaatataagtaaaaatatacacgCGACTTATAAAAATAGCAAAAATATGGATACCTTGAAAAGTAAAGCATGCGTAATAGctgatattaataatacaCTAAAAAGCAAAGTACTAATTCGGCTCAAATGTATTTTAAACTTACTGTGCTGTTTTAGAAAT tCATATGAATTAACCAAGTTTATTTCAATATTCTTTgaattacaaaaaaatgaacCACTGACTAACGAGAAGACCTTCATAAAACAGAATATTGggaataataattttgttaataGGATTATGTGTTTCATAaa GGAAGCTGAAAATTATTCCAAGATAAAGAAGGAAGAATATGAAAAGATACACGAAAAAAATGTCAAcgtataa
- a CDS encoding ADP-ribosylation factor, putative, with amino-acid sequence MVLLKILKKIKDNKRNLRILILGLDNAGKTTIIKRLLGEDIYSVSPTFGFNIETLEFGNNILNIWDIGGQKSIRHFWKNYYEDVDGIIFVVDSTDLFRLQLCSFELKQILKEERLYGSTLLILSNKVDIDKSLTISQIVEILKLNEMNMDRHWCINECSAFSGKGLLKSFMWLIDDITDRIDS; translated from the exons atGGTATTGTTAAAAATTctaaagaaaataaaagataataaaaggAATTTAAGAATACTAATATTAGGGTTAGATAATGCTGGGAAAACAactataataaaaagattaTTAGGTGAAGATATTTATAGTGTTAGTCCAACATTTGGATTTAATATTGAAACATTAGAATTtggtaataatattcttaaCATATGGGATATAGGAGGACAAAAGAGTATTCGTCATTTTtggaaaaattattatgaagATGTAGATggtattatttttgttgttGATAGTACGGATTTGTTTCGATTACAATTATGTTCATTTGAATTGAAACAAATATTAAAGGAGGAAAGATTATATGGATCTactttattaattttatcaAATAAAGTAGACATTGATAAATCTCTAACTATTAGTCAAATAGTTGAg ATACTCAAATTGAACGAAATGAATATGGACAGACATTGGTGTATAAATGAATGTAGTGCCTTTTCTGGTAAAGGGCTATTAAAATCTTTCATGTGGCTAATTGATGATATAACTGATCGTATTGATAGTTGA
- a CDS encoding metalloprotease, putative: MEEISKKLEQLKENIRFNHENKIFDLIKNVENYFFSNKPNQKDNLNDMLFLIQYSLKYKGICKWPNYSNLFVINYNLNENFKNMVQNNREFFEEYVKMNINKYNTRNKEKNINHDDNKDHTKYIDSKENMLNNDHNNNINNNNNLFTKNDIELNEDNMKKKIKEHNQISNNDYKKKERKINTYFNDDISLFNKIKLQIFMYMILNNYRIKILVNSLSALNRPINVIYINCPNNKDEKKKKIYEKFTNFFSSYNKLNNTYINNTKKNNYQGIIKDDNCSCSELSSLNQNIKTINNNSYNKKSDKYVGGYNPINNTIWLCSNNITNYYKLKYILTHELIHAFDFARANIDMYNCKHIACSEIRAYNLSNQCNYFNSKYFAGHKDVFNSSKSSVIENTSKNKCIYNNVYSSLYQYKPCSTDTHTYINNVFDKCLHDYWPFMCPPEQDSKYKPSKIFKND; this comes from the coding sequence atggaAGAAATTTCTAAAAAGTTGGAACAgttaaaagaaaatataaggTTTAAtcatgaaaataaaatattcgatttaataaaaaatgtagagaattatttttttagtAATAAACCGAATCAAAAGGACAATTTAAATgatatgttatttttaatacaatattctttaaaatataaggGCATATGTAAATGGCCAAATTATAGTAACTTATTtgtaataaattataatttaaatgaaaattttaaaaacatGGTACAAAATAATAGAGAGTTTTTTGAAGAGTAtgtaaaaatgaatattaataaatataatacaagaaataaagagaaaaatattaatcaTGATGACAATAAGGATCATACGAAGTATATCGATAGCAAGgaaaatatgttaaataatgatcataataataatattaataataataacaatttgtttacaaaaaatgatatcgaattaaatgaagataatatgaaaaagaaaataaaggAACATAATCAAATAAgtaataatgattataaaaagaaggaaagaaaaataaatacttattttaatgatgatataagcttatttaataaaatcaaattacaaatatttatgtatatgatacttaataattatagaattaaaatattagtTAACTCATTATCAGCATTAAATCGTCCTATcaatgttatatatataaattgtccaaataataaagacgagaaaaaaaaaaaaatttacgAAAAATTTACGAACTTCTTTTCAtcttataataaattaaataatacatatattaataatactaaaaaaaataattatcaaGGTATTATAAAAGATGATAATTGTTCTTGCTCAGAGTTATCATCATTgaatcaaaatataaaaactattaataataatagttacaataaaaaaagtgaTAAATATGTAGGAGGATATAATCCAATAAACAATACTATATGGTTATgttcaaataatattactaattattataaattaaaatatatactaaCACATGAACTTATACATGCCTTTGATTTTGCTAGAGCAAATATTGATATGTATAATTGTAAGCATATTGCTTGTTCAGAAATTCGAGCATATAATTTAAGTAATCAatgtaattattttaatagCAAATATTTTGCAGGACATAAAGATGTTTTTAATAGTTCTAAATCATCAGTAATTGAAAATACgtcaaaaaataaatgcatatataataatgtatacTCATCATTATATCAATATAAACCTTGTAGTACTGATacacatacatatataaataatgtttTTGATAAGTGCCTACATGATTACTGGCCATTCATGTGTCCTCCTGAGCAGGACAGTAAATACAAGCCTTCCAAAATTTTTAAGAACGATTAA
- a CDS encoding vacuolar-sorting protein SNF7, putative has product MKFFKGKKDKTLDEAYDTLEKSVKGIDENIEKYNKELNVIKQKIEEEKKKNPVNQHIINSLRNKAANIIQKKKVYENNKESTMGIQFNIDQIKYANDNVQLSIDTYKALKNTSKALKKNIKKVNINKIEKLQDDLFDYIEDTKEIGNILSSSYDIPLNLDEQEIDAELALIEDSILDENIEQDNIASYIEDDKKEEDKNLLQQISVEEKNFDTNQQKTKKETYFAQKES; this is encoded by the exons ATgaa GTTTTTCAAGGGTAAGAAAGATAAAACATTGGATGAAGCTTATg ACACGCTCGAAAAAAGCGTTAAAGGTATTGATGAgaatatagaaaaatataataaggaactaaatgtaataaaacaaaaaattgaagaagaaaaaaaaaaaaatcctGTTAATCAACACATTATCAATAGTTTAAGGAATAAAGCTGCAAACATTATccaaaaaaagaaagtatatgaaaataataaagaaagCACAATGGGTATACAATTTAATATTGATCAGATCAAATATGCGAATGATAATGTTCAACTTTCTATTGATACATATAAGGCCTTAAAAAATACAAGCAAGGCgctgaaaaaaaatattaaaaaagtaaatataaataaaattgaaaaGTTACAAGATGATCTATTTGATTATATAGAGGATACCAAAGAAATTggaaatattttatcatcCTCATATGATATACCACTAAATTTGGATGAACAAGAAATTGATGCTGAACTAGCTTTAATTGAAGATAGTATATTAGACGAAAATATAGAACAAGATAATATAGCTAGCTATATAGAAGATGATAAAAAGGAGgaagataaaaatttattgCAACAAATTTCTgttgaagaaaaaaattttgataCGAATCAGcaaaaaacaaaaaaagagaCTTATTTTGCCCAAAAGGAAAGTTAA
- a CDS encoding FACT complex subunit SSRP1, putative codes for MGDNNTSSGSSPVLSVGNIRGFGGSDFGSFRMSNEFLGWKNKKTNNVYQYKCSDIDEGCWIKTSYNNNRLHLKLGESKENIIIYFDGFPDRNVNEITQHFQKYFNIRLNNRKIATKGWNWGEFKLENSNLCFDIDNKYAFNLPTNNINQLNVQIKTDIAMEFKNEENNNKGNEDFLAEIRFYYPHENDENQNFQNLKNDLLEKVNIGDTKSESIASLSNIPLLVPRGRYDIEMYSSTFKLHGKSYDFNIQYTNINKMILVPKSNSNQYVLIFSLSNKMKQGQTEYPFILIQLNNDDDMELDISASDEVMRKYKLEKTISGKAHDVVTKLFTALVNKNVIVPGDYRTSKNQHGITCSYRAASGQLYPLNKYFLFIVKPVILISFDDIVTLSFQRTGNINQHRFFSLIIKHKRGMSYEYTNIDKSEYNPLLTFLKSKNINIQDDANDLEKKQDFHNELDESDEEEYVADDDDDEEDYVAEEEDEDDDGDDDDDDEEEEEEEEEEDDDK; via the coding sequence atgggAGATAATAACACATCCAGCGGTAGTAGTCCCGTTTTGTCAGTAGGTAATATTCGAGGTTTTGGTGGAAGTGACTTTGGGTCTTTTAGGATGTCGAATGAATTTTTGGGttggaaaaataaaaagacAAATAATGTATATCAGTATAAGTGTAGTGATATTGATGAAGGTTGTTGGATTAAAACTAgctataataataatagatTACATTTAAAATTAGGTGAATCAAAAGAgaatatcataatatattttgatgGATTTCCAGATAGAAATGTGAATGAAATTACGCAACATTTccaaaaatattttaatataagaTTAAATAATAGAAAGATAGCAACGAAAGGATGGAACTGGGGAGAATTTAAATTAGAAAATTCTAATTTATGTTTTgatatagataataaatatgcTTTTAATTTACCTACCAATAATATTAATCAGTTAAATGTACAAATTAAAACAGATATTGCTATggaatttaaaaatgaagaaaataataataaaggtAATGAGGATTTCTTAGCTGAAATACGTTTTTATTATCCACatgaaaatgatgaaaatcAAAACTTCCagaatttaaaaaatgatttattagaaaaagtaaatataGGAGATACCAAAAGTGAAAGTATTGCTTCTCTATCTAATATACCTCTATTAGTACCAAGAGGTAGATATGATATTGAAATGTATTCCAGCACATTTAAATTACATGGAAAATCTTATGATTTTAATATCCAATATActaatattaataaaatgattttAGTACCCAAAAGTAATTCTAATCaatatgttttaatattcagtttaagtaataaaatgaaacaAGGACAAACTGAATatccttttattttaatacaattaaataatgatgatgatatgGAATTAGATATAAGTGCTAGTGACGAAGTTAtgagaaaatataaacttGAAAAAACTATTTCAGGAAAAGCTCATGATGTTGTAACCAAACTTTTTACTGCTTTagttaataaaaatgttattgTTCCAGGAGATTATCGAACTTCTAAAAACCAGCATGGTATCACTTGCAGTTATAGAGCTGCAAGTGGTCAACTTTATccattaaataaatatttccTATTTATTGTGAAACCGGTTATTCTTATTTCTTTTGATGATATTGTAACACTTAGTTTCCAGAGAACAGGAAATATTAATCAACACCGTTTCTTTTCTCTTATTATTAAGCACAAAAGAGGAATGAGCTATGAATATACTAATATTGATAAAAGTGAGTATAATCCATTACTTACCTTTTTGAAAAgcaaaaatattaatatacaAGATGATGCCAATGATTTGGAGAAAAAACAAGATTTCCATAATGAATTGGATGAATCCGATGAAGAAGAATATGTTGCAGATGATGACGACGATGAAGAGGATTATGTTGCTGAGGAGGAAGACGAAGATGATGATGGCGATGATGACGATGATGATGAGGAggaagaagaagaagaagaggaagaagatgatgataaatag
- a CDS encoding replication factor A protein 3, putative — protein sequence MEHFVAPRVNKKYLNKFYNKNVRLVGKVLKKDGNELTLLTCDNAEIKCYLNEEQIDDSFETYVEVLGRVNEDDTLSNIVYVQNGGNSMNFNELNNLINLTFLEELEEVF from the exons ATGGAACATTTTGTAGCTCC GAGggttaataaaaaatatttaaataaattttataacaAGAATGTTCGACTTGTTGGAAAagttttaaaaaaggatGGCAATGAATTGACTCTTCTAACGTGTGACA atgctgaaataaaatgttaTCTAAATGAAGAACAAATAGACGATTCTTTTGAAACTTATGTGGAAGTTTTAGGAAGg GTTAATGAAGATGATACTTTAAGTAACATAGTATATGTACAAAATGGAGGAAACTCAATGA ATTTTAACGAACTGAACAATTTAATAAACTTAACATTTTTAGAAGAATTGGAAGAAGtgttttaa